Genomic DNA from Thermotoga petrophila RKU-1:
GTTGACGGCGTGATAGAAGAATCAGAAGACAGAATCGTCGCCTTCAAGAACATCAGCATTTCCGATCCCGTCTTTCAGGGGCATTTCCCGGAGTATCCGATATACCCGGGTGTTCTCATCGTAGAGGGCCTTGCTCAGACCGCAGGAATTCTCCTTTTGAAGAGTGTAGAAGGAATTCCCCTGTTTCTTGGAATAGACGAAGCGCGTTTCAAAAAGGAGGTACGTCCGGGTGACAGGCTGATCTACGAAGTGAGAAAGCTCGGTGAAAAACTCGGAACGGTTCAGGTGGAAGGAGTCGCAAAGGTCGATGACAAAATCGTGGCGAAAGCCAGGCTTTTGCTGGGGGTGAAAAAGAAATGACCGTGAGAACAAGAGTGACAGATCTTCTGGAAATAGAGCATCCAATCCTCATGGGTGGAATGGCCTGGGCGGGAACTCCCACCCTCGCAGCAGCGGTATCGGAAGCAGGAGGACTTGGAATCATCGGATCCGGAGCCATGAAACCGGACGACCTGAGGAAAGCGATCTCCGAGCTCAAACAGAAGACGGACAAACCTTTCGGTGTGAACATAATCCTCGTGTCTCCGTGGGCAGACGATCTCGTCAAGGTGTGCATAGAAGAGAAAGTACCCGTCGTCACGTTCGGTGCGGGAAACCCAACGAAGTACATAAGGGAACTCAAGGAAAACGGAACAAAGGTGATACCCGTTGTCGCTTCCGACTCTCTGGCAAAGATGGTGGAAAGAGCGGGAGCGGATGCGGTGATAGCGGAAGGGATGGAGTCCGGTGGACACATAGGTGAAGTCACAACCTTCGTTCTCGTCAACAAAGTCTCCAGGAGTGTGAACATCCCCGTGATCGCAGCGGGAGGCATCGCCGACGGAAGAGGTATGGCAGCAGCCTTCGCACTCGGAGCGGAAGCCGTTCAGATGGGAACCAGGTTTGTGGCGAGTGTAGAAAGCGACGTGCACCCGGTTTACAAAGAAAAGATCGTCAAGGCCTCCATAAGAGACACCGTTGTGACGGGAGCCAAACTTGGACACCCCGCGCGCGTTCTCAGAACTCCCTTTGCGAGGAAGATCCAGGAGATGGAGTTTGAAAACCCCATGCAGGCTGAAGAAATGCTGGTGGGAAGTCTCAGAAGAGCGGTTGTTGAAGGCGATCTGGAGAGAGGATCCTTCATGGTAGGACAGAGCGCCGGTTTGATCGATGAGATAAAACCGGTGAAGCAGATCATAGAGGATATCCTGAAGGAGTTCAAAGAAACGGTGGAGAAGCTGAGGGGGTACATTGGAGGATGAAACAGCTCGTAAAGGCAGGGATTTTCACAGCTCTCATCGTGGTGGGGGCATGGATCTCGATCCCTCTGGGGCCTGTTCCCTTTACCCTTCAGGTGTTCTTCGTCTTTCTTTCAGCATACGTTCTGGGAAAGAAATACGGAACTCTTGCAGTCGCAACGTACGTTCTGCTTGGAGCCATGGGACTTCCCGTCTTTGCGAATTTCAAAGGTGGTGCGCAGGTCCTTGTGGGGCCAACTGGTGGGTACCTCTTCGGATTCATCCTCGGAGCGTTCGTGATCGGCCTTCTGGCTGAAAAGAAGGAAAGTTTCGCCTGGTATCTCGCTTCCGGAGTAGCGGGGCTCTGCATCATCTATGCGCTCGGTGTCTTTGTATTGAACTTCTACGTTCACGACATCAGGAAGGCAATTTCCGTGGGATTCGTTCCCTTCGTCTGGTTCGATCTGATAAAACTGGTCGTTGCTGCCTTGATAGCGCTGAGGCTCAAGAAACTGGAGGTGGAACGGTGAAAGCGTTTGTCTTTCCCGGACAGGGATCGCAGTACTCTGGAATGGCGAAGGACTTTTCCGTTTACGAGTCTTCGAAAGAAATATTCGAAAGAGCGAAAAAGGTACTGGGCTTTGATATCACGGAGATCATGAACGGTGACGAAGAAACACTGAAACTCACAGAGAACGCCCAGCCTTCGATCTACATAACGAGTTACATCGCTTTTCTCGAATTGGAAAAGAGAGGTATCCTGCCCGATGTTGTGGCAGGACACAGCCTCGGAGAGTACACCGCCCTGGCAGTGGCAGGGGTCTACGATTTCGAGACGGGGCTTTATCTTGTGAGAAAAAGGGGAGAGTACATGTCGAAGGCACTGGAACCGGGAAAAGGAACGATGGCCGCTGTCATAGGACTCAACATTGAAAACATAGAGGAAGTGGTGAACTCTATCGAAGGAGTTTACATAGCAAACTACAACTCCCACGATCAGGTTGTGATCAGTGGGTTGAAGGAATCGGTGGAAAAGGCAATGGAGATTCTCAAAGATAAGGGGGCCCGTCGCGTCGTGGAACTCATGGTTTCAAGCCCGTTTCACACACCGTTTCTGGAGTACGCCAGGGAGAAAATGAAGGAAGAAGTGGAGAAGGTGGACTTCAAAAAGCCGAGATGGCCCATCGTTATGAACTCGACAGCAAAACCAACGGAAAATCCTGAAGAGATAAAGAGAAACATAATCGAACAGATCACAGGGCCGGTTCTGTGGAAACAGTCGGTTGACACCATGAAGGAAATGGGAGTAACCGAGTTCATTGAAGTTGGTCCAAAGACCGTTTTGAAAAACCTGTGTAGAAGAATGGGAGCGAACGCAAAGCACTTCACGGAAATTCTTTCAGAATGAACACACCGTTCACGAGGGTAGGTACTGTCTTGAAAAGATCCTCAGTCGTGCAGAATTCAACATCTTTTTCGAACCCAAGGGAAATCAGCCTTTTCGCGTGGGAGGAGTGTTTTTTGATCTCCTCCCTTGTGTTTTCCACAGACTCAAAATACCTCTCCGCCGCGCGAGCGCCGTCCCCAAGATCGTTTCGCTTTAGCCTCTTCACTACCGCGCCAGCGAGTAGAAAATCTTCCAGGGAGAATCTGCCGTTCGTTCCAGCACACACGAGCAGTATGTCTTCTTTGCTTTTCAAATACTCAACGACCGCTGACAAATTCAAAAAAGAAGCCGCTATTATCTCTTCACTTCTGATTCTCTCTATCACCTGAGTGCCGTTTGTGGTCGTGAGAACGATGGTTTTTCCTGATATCTTTTCCTTCCTGTATTCTAGAGGGGAATTTCCAAGGTCGAATCCTTTTGGTTTTTGTGCGTTTCTCTCTCCACAGATCAGAACACCTTCTTTTCTCTTCTTCAGAGCCTCTTCGATGGTTTTCACGGGTATCACACCGGAAGCACCGTTCGAAAGAGCGGTCACAATGGTGCTAGTTGCCCTCAGAACATCTATCACAACCGCCGTTCTACACTCCACAGGTGAGCATGGTGCCATTACAACGTCTACCATACCATTGCCCTCTCCAGCATCTCGTCGAGGTCTTCTGTGTTGAACGGATCGTAAACAGGAAGATCCGTTTCAAATTTTCCGTTGAGAGACACCCCACCTATCACCTTCGCGTTAGAGAGAGTCTCTATCAACCTTCTTTCTTCTTCAAAATCCGGTTTTTTTGGAATTTCCGGGAAAGATTCAAAATGGTCT
This window encodes:
- the fabZ gene encoding 3-hydroxyacyl-ACP dehydratase FabZ, with product MNIDYVKSILPHRYPFLLVDGVIEESEDRIVAFKNISISDPVFQGHFPEYPIYPGVLIVEGLAQTAGILLLKSVEGIPLFLGIDEARFKKEVRPGDRLIYEVRKLGEKLGTVQVEGVAKVDDKIVAKARLLLGVKKK
- the fabK gene encoding enoyl-[acyl-carrier-protein] reductase FabK → MTVRTRVTDLLEIEHPILMGGMAWAGTPTLAAAVSEAGGLGIIGSGAMKPDDLRKAISELKQKTDKPFGVNIILVSPWADDLVKVCIEEKVPVVTFGAGNPTKYIRELKENGTKVIPVVASDSLAKMVERAGADAVIAEGMESGGHIGEVTTFVLVNKVSRSVNIPVIAAGGIADGRGMAAAFALGAEAVQMGTRFVASVESDVHPVYKEKIVKASIRDTVVTGAKLGHPARVLRTPFARKIQEMEFENPMQAEEMLVGSLRRAVVEGDLERGSFMVGQSAGLIDEIKPVKQIIEDILKEFKETVEKLRGYIGG
- a CDS encoding biotin transporter BioY translates to MKQLVKAGIFTALIVVGAWISIPLGPVPFTLQVFFVFLSAYVLGKKYGTLAVATYVLLGAMGLPVFANFKGGAQVLVGPTGGYLFGFILGAFVIGLLAEKKESFAWYLASGVAGLCIIYALGVFVLNFYVHDIRKAISVGFVPFVWFDLIKLVVAALIALRLKKLEVER
- the fabD gene encoding ACP S-malonyltransferase, yielding MKAFVFPGQGSQYSGMAKDFSVYESSKEIFERAKKVLGFDITEIMNGDEETLKLTENAQPSIYITSYIAFLELEKRGILPDVVAGHSLGEYTALAVAGVYDFETGLYLVRKRGEYMSKALEPGKGTMAAVIGLNIENIEEVVNSIEGVYIANYNSHDQVVISGLKESVEKAMEILKDKGARRVVELMVSSPFHTPFLEYAREKMKEEVEKVDFKKPRWPIVMNSTAKPTENPEEIKRNIIEQITGPVLWKQSVDTMKEMGVTEFIEVGPKTVLKNLCRRMGANAKHFTEILSE
- a CDS encoding 2-phosphosulfolactate phosphatase family protein — encoded protein: MVDVVMAPCSPVECRTAVVIDVLRATSTIVTALSNGASGVIPVKTIEEALKKRKEGVLICGERNAQKPKGFDLGNSPLEYRKEKISGKTIVLTTTNGTQVIERIRSEEIIAASFLNLSAVVEYLKSKEDILLVCAGTNGRFSLEDFLLAGAVVKRLKRNDLGDGARAAERYFESVENTREEIKKHSSHAKRLISLGFEKDVEFCTTEDLFKTVPTLVNGVFILKEFP